The proteins below are encoded in one region of Sminthopsis crassicaudata isolate SCR6 chromosome 1, ASM4859323v1, whole genome shotgun sequence:
- the LOC141555192 gene encoding olfactory receptor 2K2-like — protein MIKGENHTIWTYFVLEGFSKYPKLEMVLFAFSLIMYLTTLLGNSTLIIISILDFHLHTPMYFFLGNLSFMDICYTSSSIPTLLVNLLATEKTIIFSGCVLQMYLSLAMGSTECVLLAVMAYDRYVAICNPLRYSIVMNQRICVQMAAGSWITGCLTALLETSSALRVPLCGNVIDHFTCEILAMLKLACSSSLFMDMIMLVVSVLLLPIPMLLICISYFFILSTIWRINSAEGRNKAFSTCGAHLTVVILYYGAALSMYLKPSTASSQETDKVISLLYGVLTPMLNPIIYSLRNKEVKEAAKKLFKRNSSLSQT, from the coding sequence atgataaaaggagaaaatcacACCATTTGGACCTATTTTGTTTTGGAGGGATTTTCCAAGTATCCAAAGTTAGAGATGGTTCTTTTTGCATTCAGTCTCATAATGTACCTGACTACACTGCTTGGTAACAGTACTCTTATTATAATCAGCATCCTGGATTTTCACCTTCACACCCCCATGTATTTCTTCCTAGGCAACCTTTCCTTCATGGACATCTGCTACACATCCTCCTCTATTCCAACTTTACTAGTGAACTTGTTGGCCACAGAAAAAACGATCATCTTCTCGGGGTGTGTTCTGCAAATGTATCTCTCTCTTGCCATGGGATCCACAGAGTGTGTCCTCTTGGCTGTGATGGCATATGACCGGTACGTAGCCATCTGTAACCCTTTGCGATACTCTATTGTCATGAATCAAAGGATCTGTGTGCAAATGGCAGCTGGATCGTGGATAACTGGTTGCCTCACAGCCCTCCTGGAAACAAGTTCTGCTCTACGAGTGCCTCTTTGTGGGAATGTGATTGATCATTTCACTTGTGAAATTCTTGCCATGCTGAAATTGGCCTGTAGCAGCTCCTTGTTCATGGACATGATTATGCTAGTGGTCAGTGTGCTTCTTCTTCCCATTCCCATgctcttaatttgtatttcctattttttcatcctttctacCATCTGGAGAATTAACTCAGctgaaggaagaaacaaagctTTTTCTACTTGTGGAGCCCACTTGACTGTGGTGATTTTGTACTACGGGGCTGCCCTGTCCATGTACCTCAAACCCTCAACAGCAAGTTCTCAAGAAACAGACAAAGTCATATCCTTACTTTATGGGGTGCTGACGCCCATGCTAAATCCCATCATCTACAGTCTGAGgaacaaagaagtcaaagaggctGCAAAAAAACTATTTAAGAGAAATTCTTCTTTGTCACAAACATAA